Part of the Pseudobdellovibrionaceae bacterium genome is shown below.
ACGGCTACACCATCGAGACTGATATCAGCAACCATAGAGCCTTCTCCCTGCCCCAAAACACCCCCCACATAGTCCAAACCTGTTACGCTAAGTCCATTGAATGAAATATTTTTGATAATAGGCTCTTCTTTGTAGGCCTGAGCGCCGATCCCAATAAATCCCATCTGTGAGGAACCTGGGCTGTTGATGGTGAGATTTGAAATTGTATGATTATTGCCGTCAAGTTGTCCCGTAAAATACTGAAGCGGCCTAAACCCCGCAGAGTCTGCGATCATGTTGATATCGGAAGTTAGTCTGAAGTACTTATTTGAAAATACCAAGCGCGGGCCAATTTGATTGAGTTGAGATGGATTGGCGATAAGAAATGGGTCTGCTTGGGAGCCAGTCCCTCCAGCAAAGGTGTACATAGAAAAGTTCGTTGTATATGCAGAAAGCTTCGGATATTCGCCAGCCTGCAGCTCCCAGAAATCTGTGTCATCATCCCCGCTATCAGCATGAAATGCCCAATTCGTAGAGTCTACGGAGTTAAATGTAGATGCCGTTTTCATTTCGGCTGTGGTTTTACCATAACTGTCGTTGCAGGCTCCCGCGCCGCATTGCAGGTTCACTCCATTGGTCTGCTTGTCCCAAAAAACATGATCGATAGTCCAAAATGATCCCGGCACACCTACAACTCCTCCGACATAGTTGGCGCTGGTTATGACTGGCGAAACACTGTAGCTATAAAAAACATGACCCTGAAAAAGATACCCAATGAGCCCGCCAGACTGACCGCCTGTAGTGCTTGTCACTGACCCGGTGGCATAACAGTAAGCCGTTCTGTGGCTCGGACCAGATTGATAGCCAATCAATCCACCTGCTGAACCCGTGCCTGTATTCACAACGTCACCTGTAGCATAGGAAAAGTAAATATTTTGATTAGTACTACTACCAATAAGGCCCCCTACACGAAAGCCACCTGTGACGTTGCCGGTTGCATAGGTCATATAAATATCAATCGAAAAGGCATCTTGGTCATCCATTTCTCCAATAAGACCGCCGGCCCGACCGGTGGCATTCACATCTCCCGTGGCATGACTAAAACTGATATTTCCGTTATGTACATATCCAACAAGACCCCCAATATAATTGGCGCCTGACACCGCGCCCGACGCCGAGGAGTTTGTTACGACAAACAAACATCCATAGCCCCAGGCTGAATTCATCTGCCCAACTAGCCCGCCGGCAACATTGCCAACGGCCACCACATCATTGTGAGTTTGCACGTTATTGATAATTGCCCGCTCCTCAGAGGTACGACTACAAGTTGCCGCATCGTAAATTGACCCAACGGCGCCGCCCACAGTGGTATTTCCATTCACCTGAGAGCTGGCATCTACGGTGGAGTCTTTTAGCTCACCACGAAAATCACCAACTATTCCTCCATAGTAACTTCCAGTGCCTGTTACAATCCCGCTTTCGACGGTGACATTGGATATTTTGGTTTGAGTGGCTTTTCCTATAAGTACCCCTGCCCAGTCCTGGCCTTGAGCATCGATCATGCTGTTTTGGAGGGTTATATTTTTTATCACTGCCCCATCGGTGTAGCCAAACAGTCCGATGCCATGGGAGCCTGAGGAAGTTATGTTGATGCCACTGATTGTATGGCCATTGCCATCCAGTACTCCAGAAAATGGAGTGATGCTGTTACCAATCGGAGAAATGGGACCAGTCATTGCCAGATCACCTTGTAGCTGAAAATACTTATCCCAAAGATGGCTGTTGCCTGGATCACTCAGGGCCGCTAATTGCCCCGCTCCACACAATACGAAAGGCAGCTGTTCCGTGCCTTGCCCAAAGCTTTGAGGGTCAGAAGCATCAATATTTACCGCACAAGAAAAGCCTGGTGGCTCGCTGTTGGGCCCAGATGTATTGGCAATCTGGCCGCGAATACGATTATCTGCCAGTTGACAAGACACAAGACCGAGAAAAAAGCTGAGAAGAATAAAACGTGTTATAGCGAAGCAGGATGCCTTATCCTTTTTAGCAAACAGCGTTCGTTGATTTTGGCACTCACATTCTGCCATCTTTTCCCTCTCAATTTTTCTAGACTGACCTTAGTCATATCGGCAATGATCGTTAATACTTGATAGGCGTACAATAAGATTTTCAATGATTATCAATATGAGACGGGCACGTATGGTATGTCAGTCATCGGAAGATTCGAAACCAATTTTTTGCGCCATACTTTCCACCTATTGCCTAAGATTCATATAAAAAACTAATCTAAGTTTTTCTCCACATAGAGCAGTATCTGCCAGAGGAGCTGATCGTCATAATTTCAACGCCGCATTGGGGACCGACTAAAATTTAGACATTATCTTGTCCGATTGTGAGACACCTATTTTCAGTCTTCATCTAAATCGAGGCTTATCAAGATCTTACGGATATTTTGTTTTTTTAAAAAATTCATCGCAACTTTGGGCCAACCGCCTGACCTACCAAGCCCAAGTGATTGAACAAAGTGAAGTCGACGCCATTGTCAATTCCCCTAGAGAACGATGTGGCCGGTAAACCCACAAACCGAGTCCATGGAAGGGCTCGGTCTTTATTTTAAACTTTTCCTCGTAATTTCGGATCTAGTGCATCCCGAAGTCCGTCGCCAAAAAACTGGAAGGCCATCATTGCAACAAAAATGGCAACCCCCGGTGAGATGATCACATGAGGATAAGATCGAATCAGCTTATATCCTTCACTGGCCAGCACACCCCAACTGCTGTAAGGGGGTTGCAATCCTAAGCCAATGAAACTTAAAAAACTCTCATACAAAATATTTGCAGGAATCTGAAATGTTAATAACACCACAATTGGACCTAATATATTCGGCAAAACATGACGAAACACGATTCCCACCGATGATCCGCCCAAGGCCCGACTGGCTTCCACATAAGCCATTTGTTTGACCTGCAACACTTGACCTCGCACAACCCTTGCCAACTGCACCCATCCAACCACACTCAAAGCTAATAATATGCTCGTCAAAGCTTTTAGCTCAGGGTTAGTAAATACATTCACCGAATCAAAAACCACTTTCACCAAAATCATAAGCACCAATGTAGGGATGGCATAGAGAATATCAACAAAACGCATCATCATGGCATCAACACGCCCACCAACCCAACCGGAAATGGCACCGTACACAAGACCTATTACCAAAGAAATTATAGCCGTTAAAATCCCCACGGCCATAGACATGCGAGCGCCATAGATAATTCTCGACAGCATATCTCGCCCCAGACTATCTGTGCCCAACCAATGCTCCGGGGTGGGCCCCACAAGAATCTTGTCCATGTATTGATCAGAAAAAGAATACGGCGCCACATAGTTGGCTAACAAGGCGATGATGCACAGTATGTAAATTATCACCGCAGAGACTATGGAAGCCTTATTCGCCTTCAACCGCCTGTAAGCATCATACCAAAGACTTCTTGGCGTGCTCTTTACTGGAGGTTCTACTACCGTTGCCACAACTTCACTCTTACCCATTTAAAAAACTACTTAGTTAAATCGATACGCGGATCAAAATACGAATAAAGTAGATCCACTATTAAATTTGCTAAAACCAACATGGCTGAAAACACCAAGGTCACCCCCAAAATCAAGGGATAGTCTCTATTACTCACGCTCTCGACAAAGTGTTTTCCGATGCCTGGAATATTAAAAATTAACTCAATCACGAATGACCCTGACAAAATTCCAGCAGCCAGCGGGCCTGAAAAAGTTAAAACCGGTATGAGTGAGTTTTTCAAAACATGCTTAAAGAGCACCATGGGCCATCCCAACCCCTTGGCCTTGGCCGTTCTAATGTAGTCAGCACTAATCACATCTAAAACATTGGCTCGAGTTAGTCGCGCAATCACGGCCGCTGGCCGCAACCCTAAAGTAATCACAGGAAGAATATAATACTCCGGCCCCTCCCAAAACGCTGGCGGCAACAGATCCAAACTAAAGCAAAAAATAAGAATAAGAATGGGGCCCACCAAAAAGTTGGGCAGTGACACTCCACTAATGGCTCCAAACATAGCCAAACTGTCCCACCAAGTATTATGTTTCGAAGCCGCAAAAACACCCAATGGAATACCCACCAAGAATGCCAATATTAATGAATAAAATCCGAGCTGAAATGAGGCCGGCAGCGCTTCTCCAATAATGGTCGTCACGTTACGACCGATATACTTATACGACTCACCCAGATCCCCGCGAGCCAGGCCTGCCATATATTGGAAATATTGCTCATAAAGAGGAGCGTCCAGGTTGTATTTGGCTTCGATGTTTTTAATCACCTCAGGAGGCAAAGCTTTGTCTCGATCAAAGGGACCGCCTGGTATAATTCGTAAAAGTAAAAACGTTGCCGAAGCAATTACGAACAGTACAAATAGCGCTTCTACAAACCGTTTTGCAAAGTACACCAATAAATGATGGCGAATAGAATAGCCTAAAAGGGCGCCACCCAAAGACAGGGCATCCATCCACCAAAGCCATGCCGGCACATCATAGCCAAAAAAACTCACAACCACTGTTAGAGCGAGTAGCAGTACCACCACTGCTGGCCCCACAGCTCGGCTCAAAAGGTCTAAAATCACTTAAGCTTAACCTCTTTGTACCTAAATTTTAGCATGCTATTAATAGGAAAGTTGTCCACCCGATCCGCCACTAGCAGCTGGCTTACATAGGCAAAAATAGGCATCACTGGTGAATCTTCTTCGACCAATATCTTTTGAGCCTTTGCGTACATACGACGCCGCTCCTGCTTGTCTGCCTCTGTTTTTGCTTCGCCAATCAATTTATCAAACTGCGAGTTGCCCCATAGGGTATGGTTGTTATTTGAGTAAGAGGTCATCAAAGCAAAAAAGTTGTCAGGATCCGGGTAGTCAGCGATCCAACCCATTCTAAAAATATGCGGAGGATCTGTTTTTAAGCTATCAAGATAAACCTTCCACTCGCCGTTTTTGAGTTCCACATTTATCCCTAAGTTTTTCTTTAGCTGCATCTGCACATTTTCAGCTACCCGCTTATGGTCTTCGTTGGTATTAAACCCAAAATAGATCGTGGGGAATGTGCCGCGGTCTTTATAACCGGCTTCGTCTAAAAGTTTTCGAGCCTGCTCCACATTAAATCCAATTCCAAAATCAGGTTCGTACCCAAACATCCCCGGTGGCACCCAACTGCTCAACGGCACTTGTCCGCCGCCTAACATATCCGTGATTTGCTTGCGATCGATGGCTTGAATCAAAGCTTTGCGTACACTTAAATTATCAAGCGGCGCTTTGTTAGCGTTAAATCCTAGGTAATAAGTCCCGAGAATTCCAGTTTCTCGGTATTCCTTTCGCTTTTTAAGGCTCGCAAGCTCCACTGACGGCAAGTCCATCAGCGCATCTAGTTTTTTTGCATCAAACAAATTCTTAGCCGTAAACTGATCTTTCACAATTCGAGCTAAGACATTCTTTACAAAAGGTTTCTGGCCATAATAAGTCGGGTTGGCCTCCAAAATGACTAAACTGTCATGCTCCCAAATCTTTAGTAAATACGGCCCCAAGGTGACGATGTTTTTGGGTTCCGTCCACGCATCGCCGCCTTTTTCAACAATGTCTTTTCGAAGGGGGTAGGTGCTTGTGTGAGTGAGCAAATAAGGAAAATAACTCTGTGGCCCGTCTAGCTCCACGTCGATTTGATGAGGATTTACAATCTTAACTCCCACTTGCGAAAAATCGGTGATCTTGCCTTCATTGTAGGCTCGACCATTTTTTAACCCATACAAGAAATACGAGTACTCCGAGGCCGTCGCCGGGTTCAGCAGCCGCTCCCAGCCATCGACCACATGTTGAGCTACAAAATCCTGGCCATCAGACCACTTAACACCTTTTCTTAGGTGAAATCGCCATCGACTGGTGTCTCCCACAAACTCCCATTTTTCAGCTAAAGCGCCTTTTACAGAAAGGTCTGGATCTGAAAAGTCATAATCCATCAAGCCTTCCATTAAATTTTCGATGATCAGGCCCGATTGAACGTCAGCCGCTCTATTCCAATCAAGTGTGGGTGGCTCGGCAGACAAATTCACCCGCAAAGTCTCTTCATATTTAAGATCATGTGGAAGTTTGTCTTTTCTTTTGGTGCAAGAAAGGAGGGTCAGTGTGGAAACTAAAACTAAAAGAATTCGAATCAATTGCATGCTCACTCCTGAGTAAAAAACAGCAAAGGGTTCAAGACTAAATAGAGCGCCCAAACATAGTATTTTGCCGCTCAAAGTCAATGGTTATTAAGCCGGCCGCTAGCAACTCTAGTGAGATGCGTTTTGGGGCCTTATTGGGCCTCATAGATAAGAGCAGAGTCTCTGAAACATTTTTCCACTTCGCGCCGAAGTTTTTTAAAGGGCCCCTTGCCGAGTTCTCGGGCCGGCACCACACGGGCTAGCACCTTAGACTCCACCGACACCACAACACCCGAATCTGTTGGCTCTATTGTGCGGTGAGCCTCAAGCCAGGGTGATTTAATTTTGCAGTTGAGCTTTGAAAAATCTCCCAACACCTTCACATTGTTCAGCCGAGTCACCCGACTTCTTTTTGAAGAATGTCCCAATTCAATATCCCCCACCCGATTAAACAGTGAAACAAGAAAGGGCTCCACCAAAGTAGGCATAGTCAATAAGTAGGCGCGTCCGGCTGAAGTTCGCATATCGTTACCATCGTGCTGGTATTTTACGACTAACTTCACGTCTTCTAAGATTCTTTGCACTTTATCAGGTTTTTCAATCAACTTAGCATCGGTCACATGGGACATGTCGGCCCCCACCTCCACTAAGTCGCGAGTCAAGTCACTTCGATAGAGGAGCAACGCCTGTACAAGATGTTGACCCGCCATTCCCCGCGTTTGATATGACAGGCGCTCTTCTCGGGGCCCAATTTTTGTCACATCCACCTCGTGTAAAACCTCAATGCTGCCGCCTTCAGCCAACTGAATTTCAGGCACCTCACTCAATTCGTTGACACCGGTTTTTAAGACCAGAGCTTGTCGGTGATGGGTGTCTGGTAGCGGAGCTTTTGAGTAACTGATGTAATTTGTCGGATCCACCCATAGCTTTTTGTTTTCAGATTCAATATAGACAAAAGCATGATTGAACATACCCACTGACGGCAGCTTCCAGGCCACATACATGGGATCTGTAGTTCGATAAACCAACGACACATAGGCCTTATACCCCAGACTCCGCAGCAGCTTAACTAAACTCACTGAGTAATCTTTGCAGTCTCCGTAACCCGATGACGCGATCTCCGCCAGTGGCCGGGCAATATAACGCCCCTTCACCGTGCGCCAGTCGCCCAAATATTTTATTTGGTCGCTCAACTGGCTCATCAACAGATTAACCTGATCCTCGAGGGCCTTTGCTGTTGCCGCCGTTTCTTTGATTTTAACGTAGTTATCAGGAAGAGGTTCAGAAAGAATGGTCTCGTAGGACTTCGTAAAATAGTCGGCAAACCGTTTCCAGTTCTTTTCTGTGGAGACCTGAACCCATGTATAGTTGGTTGGATCCATGGCTACGAATTTTTCTTCTGTCACTTGCTGAAAAATGGGCTTCTTCAATTGCATTTTTAAAATATGGCGACCGTTTTTTGTGGTCTTTCTTATAGACACCGTCCCATTTGGATCATTTTCCTGTACATGGAGCCTCAAAGCAGAATCGATGACCACTTGCGATGACTGTAGCCACTCGTTCCAACCAAACCCCACCCAATACGAAAAATGCCCTGGCATCACCACCTCGAGGCTTTTCTCCTCGTATGTCAAATGCACCCGGCTGCCCACTTCTAGTTTTTCAAACGCGATACGAATTCTATTCACCTGGTCAAAAGCCAAAGACCCCGCATCAATGGCTCGCTCTTCGATATTTTCTTTTGGCACCGCAAACGTCTTTGCTCCCGTTTCGGTGAATGCCTCTTTCACAGTTATTTTTGAAATACCCGCGTTGTAAGTGAGTGGATAGCGGCTCATTTGTAGGACACCACTTTCACTGAGAATTTCAATGACCAACTCAACCCTTGTTAAATAGGTCCCACTGGAATCCACCGTTATGTATTGATCTTTTTTAAGAAACTTAATGTCATTTTCAGTCGGGTCCATCCAACGAGCTTCCGCCAGATGGCAAGGTCCAACCCAAAGGCCAATTAACAGCAACGGGGCCACTAGGAGTTTCTCCATAATGCCACTCTCCTTAAGAGTTATTGAATCGACTCCCAGGTTTCGCGGGCTGGAGGTCTTGATGAGACCTTTACTGGAATATGTTGAGATAGCCAAGCCAAAGACGCTGGCTGGCGACTATAAAGTTCATTGTATATGCCATAATATCTCACAACTTTTTTCACATAATTTCTTGTTTCCACAAAAGGTATATGCTCAATGAATTCGTCCATTTCAAGGTGCCCGAACTTGCTCAGCCACTGTTCCGTCCGGTGAGGTCCTGCATTGTATGAAGCCGCCACCAAAGGGATTTGCTGTTGGAACTTTTTCATCAAGCGACCCAGGTAGCGGGTCCCAATTCGCAAGTTCACAACGGGTTTTGTGAGGTCTCGCGAATTAAATGTTTCATCGCCCAACAGCCTTGCAACTTGCTCGGCCGTAAAGGGCATGACCTGCATCAAGCCCCTTGCACCCGCTGGAGATATCACATCTTCTCTGTAAAAACTCTCGGCACGCATGATGGACCACACCAACTCTTTTGGCACAACAAACTGGCTTGAGTAATTCTTCACAAAACCTTCATAAGCCTGAGGGTAGGCTGTTCGCCAAATCGAGCGAACGCCATTGATACCGTGGCGACTTCTGTCGTTTGAGAAATAGATCTGGCTCACATAGGCAGATCGATTGAAATAGCCCATTTCTTCGTAGGCCGCCATCAACATTTTTAAATAGGCTGGGTTGCGGGTTTTCACTTCAATGGAGTAAAGCTCTAAACGAGCCAAGTCGAAATGGCCGGCGCGAATTTGCTGCTGAGCCCTCTCCATGTACTGTGTGAACTTTGGCTCTGACGCCAAGCTACTGGCCACATCCGTCTTTAGCCAACTTTCATCCATCAAACTGTCGCCATTTTCTTCTTCACTGTCTTCTTTAGACTCTTCATCACCATCAAGTGCCAACAGCTCTTCGGATTCTGCTTCTTCAGATACGGCACTCTCTGGGGCTACCACCGCAGTGGTCGCGACGGGCTCAACAGATGCTGGCACTCGAACATTGGGTAAATCGGCCAATCGAGTCAGGCCTGGTAATTGGTGAGAGGCTGGTAAGACTTTTAGCCGGTAGAACGAAGCCATACTATAAAAACTCAAACCACGATCCGCTGCTACCTCCGCAAAAAGCTTTCGACTTTCTGAGAACTGTTCGAGTCGTAAATGACTCATAGCCAACCAATACTTCACTTTTTCTTCAGGGTATTTTGACCAACGACGACGATTTTTCTCACGAAGCACCAAAAGCTCTGAAAAAGCTCCGACGGCCCCATCGTAATCACCCCGTAAGTACCGTATCCACGCCAGATGCCACTGAGCATCTCGACTCAATCCTGATTTTTTATATAGTTTTATAAACTGTTCAAACTTTCGGCTCGCCCCATCGTAATCCTGAAACTGATAGCTTAAAAAAGCTGCCGAAAAAAGAGCTTTGCGGCCCGCTTGTGATTTAGGCCGCTGCTCATAGGCTTTGTAGTAGATGCCCACAGCGTCTTGGTAGTGCCCGGCTCTTGATGCCGCCTTAGCTAATAACATCAGATAGTCGAAGTTTTTCTGTTGAGCTTGAAAGTACGGCGTCAACACCTGAAAGGCTTCTTCCACATAGCCCTCTTGGATATAGAACTGAGCGAGTATTTCATCATAAATAAATTTATCTTTGGGTTTAGATTTCTGAATGAGAGAGTCTATCTCTTTACGGGCCCGATCTGAATTGCCGGAGAGCTGCAACCGGCGAATTCGAGATTTCAAATCTGAAGTTCGCGCCGAACAACCTATGATTTTACCGTTCACTTTTGCAAGCTCTAGTTGATAGGTCCAATCATAAACCAGCGGATGATCTGGATGCTTTGAGTAGAGCTTTCGCGCCCAGTTGCATGCCCTGGTGTTTCGATCTCGCTCCTGCTCCACTTGCACCATTCGCCACAAAACCTCTGGGTGCCTGTGGGTGTATCGCCACTTTCTCTCTAGATAGGACAAATGGTCGTAGGCGGCCTTCCATTTTTTCTCTCCCATATCTAGGCCACTTAAAAGAAATCGAATTTCATAGCGAATGCTACTTGACGGCTTCAAGCCCAAGGCAAGATCAAGATGAAAACGAGCGTCCTTCACTTGATTTTTTTTTACATAGACTTCACCTAAATAAAAGTGAGCATACACTGCCTGCACGCTGTTCAGTTGCAAACTTTTTTTAAAATACTCAATGGCTTCGTTGTATTGCTCTAGATCTTTGGCCCACACGCCGAGCGTGAAGTATTTTAGTCCCAAATCAGTTCGACTCAGTTGGCTGTCATCAACCGCACCCAGCGCCGACAACGCCTCTGCGAGCTTACCGCTTAACGCCAATGATCGACTCTTGTAAAACACATCAGTGACTTCGGTCTTTGCATCACCTTGGGACACAGCCATAAACATAAAAAGTAAGACAAAGACAAAATGCCGCAAAACTCTTCTCCCCCCTCAAATACCCCTATGAGGCCTACCGACCCCATCCCTATATGATACCGAAATTGCCGGTTTTTTTTAAGGCCAGCTGATAAAATGTGCCAATGATACTAGACCCCAATAAGGAACAGTGCGCCGACAGCGATTCGTTTTGTCTCCCTAGGGGTATGGTGGTAGTGACTTGGTATGGCGAAAACAAAATCACTATTTTTTTGTCAGTCCTGTGGCGCAGAACACCCTAAGTGGCAGGGGCAGTGCCGAGAGTGTGGCGCCTGGAACACCTTGGTTGAAGAACGCATCTCCACCTCGACCAAAGGCGGGCGCGGCTGGAGTGTTGCGGGCAATGAATCGGTGAGTTCTCCTAAAAAACTGGTGGCGCTGGACTCTGAAGACGTTTCCGTTGAGTCGTCAAGTCGGTGTGCTACGGGCTTTTCAGAATTAGACAGGGTCCTCGGTGGAGGCCTGGTTCGAGGCAGTTATATACTGCTTGGCGGAGATCCTGGAATTGGAAAGAGCACGCTGTTACTGCAAATGGCTGGCGGGCTGGCTAAGAATAATTTAAAAGTCATGTACATCTCAGGTGAAGAAAGTGTGGGTCAAACGGTTTTGCGCGCCCAACGCCTCGGAGTAAAAGAAAAGTCTGTGCATGTGGCCAGCGAAAGTCGCTTAGAAAACATCTTGGCTCTTGCAAAAGATGACGAGCCCGATGTCCTCATCGTTGACTCCATTCAAACGGTTTATTTGTCTGACATCACCTCTGCACCAGGATCCGTTTCACAGGTCCGCGAGTGCGCTAGCCAATTGATGGCGCTGGCAAAAGGACAAAACATGAGTGTTTTTGTCATTGGCCATGTGACCAAAGAGGGTTCTATTGCTGGTCCGAAGACACTTGAACACATGGTCGATACGGTCTTGTCTTTTGAAGGCGATAACAGTCATCAGTTTCGCCTGCTTCGAGCATTAAAAAACAGGTTTGGTGCCACCAATGAACTCGGCGTGTTTCAAATGAACTCACAGGGACTAGAAGAGGTGGAAAACCCCTCTGAGTTATTTCTTGAAGAACGAGGTACTGATCTGCAAGGCTCCGTTGTATTTGCCGCGATGGAGGGCACTCGACCTTTGCTTTGCGAAGTGCAGTGTTTGACCTCGCCAAGCCCCATGGCCATGCCCCGACGAACTTCATTGGGCTTTGACACGAACCGCGTGCATCTACTTGTGGCCGTCTTGGACAAACATTTAGACCTGGAACTGTCTCGAAGCGATGTATTCGTCAACGTGGTCGGCGGCCTTCGACTGAGCGAACCGGCTGCCGATTTGGCGGTGGCCGCCGCCATGGTGTCCACATCGTCACATCGAGAGATCAATGCCCATGCCTGCTTTTTTGGCGAAGTGGGTCTGACTGGTGAAATTCGCGCCGTCACTTTCGCTGATTCACGACTCAAAGAAGCTGAAAAGTTGGGTTTTCGATATTTTGTGTTACCAGCCTCAAATAAAAAACATTTGCGGCAGTTAGAGCGGGAGCTCTCTGGCGAAATTTTTTGGCTAAAGCACATCTCAGAGCTACCTCGTTGTCTAAAATTGATGCTGGAAAGCAAATAGACTGATTCGTATATGAAATCCGTAACTAGTATAACTGCGATCCTTTTTGAACTGGGTTTACTTGTTGTCGCCATGCCACTTTTTATTTTTTGGCTCTCTCCTGAGGAGCGAATTTTAGGAGAATTCAATGCCTACCTACTCGTGCAGGTGATGTGGGGAATGATTCCCCTCCTTTTACTGGGGTGGCTTATGACCCATCCTCAAATTAAAAAGTGGGGCCCAGTTCAAAGAATTCATGAATTCATTGATCAGTCGTTTCTAAGAATATTGATTGATAAAAGCCATCCTCTCACTTTACTCGCCCTTTCTTTAGCCGCAGGCATCGGAGAAGAGTTTTTGTTTCGAGGTGTCTTGCAGGTAAAACTGGGACTCATAGCCGCCTCCATTCTATTTGGGCTAGCCCACACCATCACGTTCACCTATTTTGTTTTTGCCACAATTATGGGACTTTACCTCGGTTGGATTTTCGAACTCACCCAAAGCCTATGGCTAGTGATAATGCTCCACGCCGGATACGACTTCTGGGCCCTCCTGCGCCTTAGGACCCAAAAGGTCTCGGATTCCCAAAAGGTATCGGATTCCCAAAAGGTATCGGATTCCCTTTGGGAATCCGTTTAAAGTTGGCGTTAGATATAACGATATCTTCAGATGCGAGTGACGATATTTCCTTAGAAAAAAGGATTTCTACTGAAAGCACATAAAGATAGGTTTTCCCTGTAAGCCCATTGGCGAAAGCCATTTCGGCTGACAACGACCCACTCGAGCTAAATCGCCCCTTGATACTATTGTCACCCAAGCAGCAAAAAGAGTACTGACCACATTGTCAACCTCAAGGCGTTCACCAATAGTTCCCCTTATAACCCCTTAAATCAGGCATAATCACGCCCTCGTCAATTGACCAAACACTATCAAAGTCAAACCCAAT
Proteins encoded:
- a CDS encoding DUF3857 domain-containing transglutaminase family protein; the encoded protein is MEKLLVAPLLLIGLWVGPCHLAEARWMDPTENDIKFLKKDQYITVDSSGTYLTRVELVIEILSESGVLQMSRYPLTYNAGISKITVKEAFTETGAKTFAVPKENIEERAIDAGSLAFDQVNRIRIAFEKLEVGSRVHLTYEEKSLEVVMPGHFSYWVGFGWNEWLQSSQVVIDSALRLHVQENDPNGTVSIRKTTKNGRHILKMQLKKPIFQQVTEEKFVAMDPTNYTWVQVSTEKNWKRFADYFTKSYETILSEPLPDNYVKIKETAATAKALEDQVNLLMSQLSDQIKYLGDWRTVKGRYIARPLAEIASSGYGDCKDYSVSLVKLLRSLGYKAYVSLVYRTTDPMYVAWKLPSVGMFNHAFVYIESENKKLWVDPTNYISYSKAPLPDTHHRQALVLKTGVNELSEVPEIQLAEGGSIEVLHEVDVTKIGPREERLSYQTRGMAGQHLVQALLLYRSDLTRDLVEVGADMSHVTDAKLIEKPDKVQRILEDVKLVVKYQHDGNDMRTSAGRAYLLTMPTLVEPFLVSLFNRVGDIELGHSSKRSRVTRLNNVKVLGDFSKLNCKIKSPWLEAHRTIEPTDSGVVVSVESKVLARVVPARELGKGPFKKLRREVEKCFRDSALIYEAQ
- a CDS encoding ABC transporter permease produces the protein MGKSEVVATVVEPPVKSTPRSLWYDAYRRLKANKASIVSAVIIYILCIIALLANYVAPYSFSDQYMDKILVGPTPEHWLGTDSLGRDMLSRIIYGARMSMAVGILTAIISLVIGLVYGAISGWVGGRVDAMMMRFVDILYAIPTLVLMILVKVVFDSVNVFTNPELKALTSILLALSVVGWVQLARVVRGQVLQVKQMAYVEASRALGGSSVGIVFRHVLPNILGPIVVLLTFQIPANILYESFLSFIGLGLQPPYSSWGVLASEGYKLIRSYPHVIISPGVAIFVAMMAFQFFGDGLRDALDPKLRGKV
- a CDS encoding peptide ABC transporter substrate-binding protein, coding for MQLIRILLVLVSTLTLLSCTKRKDKLPHDLKYEETLRVNLSAEPPTLDWNRAADVQSGLIIENLMEGLMDYDFSDPDLSVKGALAEKWEFVGDTSRWRFHLRKGVKWSDGQDFVAQHVVDGWERLLNPATASEYSYFLYGLKNGRAYNEGKITDFSQVGVKIVNPHQIDVELDGPQSYFPYLLTHTSTYPLRKDIVEKGGDAWTEPKNIVTLGPYLLKIWEHDSLVILEANPTYYGQKPFVKNVLARIVKDQFTAKNLFDAKKLDALMDLPSVELASLKKRKEYRETGILGTYYLGFNANKAPLDNLSVRKALIQAIDRKQITDMLGGGQVPLSSWVPPGMFGYEPDFGIGFNVEQARKLLDEAGYKDRGTFPTIYFGFNTNEDHKRVAENVQMQLKKNLGINVELKNGEWKVYLDSLKTDPPHIFRMGWIADYPDPDNFFALMTSYSNNNHTLWGNSQFDKLIGEAKTEADKQERRRMYAKAQKILVEEDSPVMPIFAYVSQLLVADRVDNFPINSMLKFRYKEVKLK
- a CDS encoding ABC transporter permease; amino-acid sequence: MDALSLGGALLGYSIRHHLLVYFAKRFVEALFVLFVIASATFLLLRIIPGGPFDRDKALPPEVIKNIEAKYNLDAPLYEQYFQYMAGLARGDLGESYKYIGRNVTTIIGEALPASFQLGFYSLILAFLVGIPLGVFAASKHNTWWDSLAMFGAISGVSLPNFLVGPILILIFCFSLDLLPPAFWEGPEYYILPVITLGLRPAAVIARLTRANVLDVISADYIRTAKAKGLGWPMVLFKHVLKNSLIPVLTFSGPLAAGILSGSFVIELIFNIPGIGKHFVESVSNRDYPLILGVTLVFSAMLVLANLIVDLLYSYFDPRIDLTK